Within Telopea speciosissima isolate NSW1024214 ecotype Mountain lineage chromosome 8, Tspe_v1, whole genome shotgun sequence, the genomic segment cttttccttcttagTTATCTCTTCTCGACGCATCTTTTTTGGCCATAGCATTATGATTTTGTAGAGTATCACTTGCTTAGTTTTCCCTTTTGATCCCATTACCTAACACTTCCAACTACATGCACTAGTTTTTAGGTTTGTCCCAAGGAAAAATGCAGGTGTAATTCTGCCAGTCAACTATGACAGAAGGGGGAATAATTATGGGACAATGTGAAATCATACATGGAATAAATTAAACAactaaattatttattagttgTAGAgaaacatatatattttttcatttttcatagCTATTGAGTGATTTGTCTTTTCTTTGAACCGTAAGTGCAGGGGGAGCCAGCTTCTACGCATATGGCCTTCCATTTGTGAAAGTAGGAACACTATTTGTCTTTATATGAATAGTTTAGATGTATCTTCTTAATTTAAACTTGCACTGTGATTGTTTATGGCAGGTTCCATGTTGATAAAATGTCTTCAGCCCATGTTTATGTGAGACTGAACAAGGGTCAGACCATTGAAGATATCAGTGAAGGTTTATTGGAAGATTGTGTTCAGCTTGTCAAAGCTAATTCTATCCAAGGTAAAACATATGTGTTTCTGATATTGGTTGATGTTATATTTAGATATTTCCTAAGTTCATGATAATTCTGCTTCTATATTTGGGTAAAATTATGCATGTTGCATGACCAACTGTTTCATTTGACATTTTTGGCTACTTGGCAGGCAACAAGGTGAATAATGTTGATGTTGTTTACACTCCTTGGTATAATTTGAAGAAGACGGCTTCAATGGATGTTGGGCAAGTTGGTTTTCACAACCCTAAGATGGTGAGTAGAGGCTTCTATTTTCTGGATTTATGAGATGCTCTATggcttttcttttaattttttagcaAGACTTAAATGGAACAAGTTAGGAAGTAGTTGTTTGTCGATTCTGACCATTGTTCTTTGGTGCAGGTCCGAACCGTGAGAGTTGAAAAGCGCATAAATGAGATAGTTAATAGAATGAACAAGACAAAGGTTGAAAGGAAGCCAGACTTAAAAGGTAAAATCGGCTTAGGTGAAAAAGAGTTGGTTTTACTCAATAGTCGATGATGcttttattaattaatattgCTACTTAGCCTGGTCATTTGGGTTTTCTGCCAGGCTCCATTTGTTTGCAAGTAAAGAGAAATGAAGGGTATTAAAATTACTTTAAAAATAATAGCCTGGTCATTGGTTTTCTGCCAGGCTCCATCTGTTTGTAAGTAAAGGGAAATGAAGAAGTATTAAAAttactttaaaaagaaaatgagaacttttgtaatcatgatgCCCTGTAACTATAAATGTTTCTAGATATGGTAATTAAACTTTTCAGGGAGattctttattttcctattcAAATCCAAGAAATTTAGTTGAAAACtgaagtaaaatttaattaCTAGATTTAGAAAGTTTTTGTGTTAGTTACACAATCATTGTTGGTAATGATTAGAGAAGTTTTCATCTAAGTGTTGCTTTTTTTCTATTCCCTTCACTTTACTTCCAACCAGTGGAACCTCAGTGTTTTGATCACTGAGCCTCAGGTTTCTACGTGAAGAAAATCTGGAGCAGCTTTTGGTCTTCCTTGTATTACTCTTTCCTTGAATCAAGGAATTTCTTCTTAAGTGCATGCCATTCTTATGCTTCTCCCATTTTTTCTTGGATTAATGGTTTAACATCGCTTCAGTTTATGCAGCTGAGCGAGAAGCAGTTAATGCTGCAGAAAGGGCAGAGAGAAAACTCCAACTGAGAGATAAAGTAAGTTCATCTGGATCCTTTTTTGGATGGAATTGATCCTTTTCCATTGGGGAATTCAAGTTTTCTTGCTCTAACGAATTTTGGCAAGTTTAACATAGGAGGCCTATATAACGTAGAGCTTACAATCACATATTGACAATATGAATTTTGGCAAGTTTAACATAAGAGGCCTATATAACATAGAGCTTACACAGTCACATATGACATTGGTTGTCAAGctaaaaagaacaaagaagaattttttttatcccaAATTTTAATCTTTCCCGTTGAATCTTGACTAGTATGCTCAGTTCAGTGTATATTGGAGAACTAAAATGCCCTTGTTACATAATAGTCTTTCCAAATTCTGTAGCCAAGCCAAAGTTCGTACTTTTGACTGGGCGGAGTCAATTTGTTGAGTATTGGTGCTTGTGACTCAATTTTTTCATGTGCTATCTCATGTGGCCAGAACAACCAGAGCTTGGGGTTGTATTTggtaaaattttgattttcaagAGCATGCTTTGGGGAATCATTTCTGTGATCCTTAAAATTAACTCTTACAGTAATTTTGTTCTGAGAAGGTAAGTTATGGTGAATTTATATTCACTACTTATGTTCCCTACAAAAACTGAAGGGATTGTTGTGGATGGACCTGAGTTCTCTTCCTAGCTCATGTTGAGTTTTTTTGACAGTATGCTATTGAATGTCATGCCcttcactgtttttttttttggcaaatttgTCCTTCCCGTTGTGTGCCTTGGCACTACGGTTAAGTTGTgttattgcaacctgttggatgcgggttcaaaacttggaagcAACCTACTCTGCGAAGCAGGGgataaggctacgtacatttgcccctcccagaccccgcagtagtgggagccttgtgcactgggatgctctttttattatttttttaatgttttcttaCAAACTTATCAATGATCTACAGAAACGGCGAGAAGAGATTGAAAGGCTTGAAAAAGAGAAACAGTCAGAGATAAGGAGTTACAAGGGCCTAATGGTCCAAGAGAAGATGACCTCTAACAAACAGATTGCATCAACGACCAAGTCACTGCAAGAACTGGAAGAGGATTTCATGTAATTCCAGCAAAAAAACTCAATGGCTTATTTCCACGAGGAATCTGCCAGAAAAGAGAAATCTGTAAGTTCCTGGttctgatatgtttcattcatgcGCGAATCTATGTGACCACCCTCTAATTGGTTGCCGGTGGGAAAAGAGACTTGTCAAGCA encodes:
- the LOC122671477 gene encoding coiled-coil domain-containing protein 25-like isoform X1, yielding MVFYFKARPEAGDYTIFMGLDKHENEELIKYGFPEDIWFHVDKMSSAHVYVRLNKGQTIEDISEGLLEDCVQLVKANSIQGNKVNNVDVVYTPWYNLKKTASMDVGQVGFHNPKMVRTVRVEKRINEIVNRMNKTKVERKPDLKVYAAEREAVNAAERAERKLQLRDKKRREEIERLEKEKQSEIRSYKGLMVQEKMTSNKQIASTTKSLQELEEDFM
- the LOC122671477 gene encoding coiled-coil domain-containing protein 25-like isoform X2, producing MVFYFKARPEAGDYTIFMGLDKHENEELIKYGFPEDIWFHVDKMSSAHVYVRLNKGQTIEDISEGLLEDCVQLVKANSIQGNKVNNVDVVYTPWYNLKKTASMDVGQVGFHNPKMVRTVRVEKRINEIVNRMNKTKVERKPDLKAEREAVNAAERAERKLQLRDKKRREEIERLEKEKQSEIRSYKGLMVQEKMTSNKQIASTTKSLQELEEDFM